The following is a genomic window from Bacteroidia bacterium.
TTTCCCCGCGCATCCATAACGGCGAAGTGCGTTGTATTATCGCTCTCCCGCACGGGTAACGCCGTACCATGCAGCTCTGTACTGGGTGTCGCTCGGGCAGTATCGATGGCTTCATACCATGCCGCGACGGTCGAGGCGCTCAACAACGAGTCCACCGGAACGACCGTATACTCCGGATCTCCTCCGAATACCGCGCGATCCGCAAACGCTCTGCGCATGACTTCGGTCATGACATGCGCGGTCAATGCCGATGAGCGCGGCTCGATCAAACGGGGATAGTTCTCCAACACACCGAGCATCTGGAGCAGAGCGATGCCCCCGGAACTGGGGGGCGGCATGCTCAAGACCGCCAAACCACGGTATGATCCGCGCAGGGGAACGCGCTGCACACTGCGATAGTTAGCGAGATCCTCTTCCGTTATCAATCCACCATCCCGGCGCATCGCTTCCGCTATACTGCGAGCAGTTTCACCGCGATAAAAGCCATCACGTCCCGATATAATAATCCGCTCGATGCTCCGCGCCAGATCGCGTTGCCTCCATCTGACGCTCTTCCGTGGAACCTTGCCGCCGGGAAGAAAACAGCGAGATGTTGAAGTATATAATCGGAAGCTGTCGGCATATTTTTGCAGCAACGCACGCAGTCGCGGATGCGGGACAAACCCGTCGCGCGCGTAATGATACGCCGGGCGCAACACCTCTTCGCGCGTCATGCTTCCGTACTGTTCGAGCGCACGCAGAAATCCGTCCACAGTACCCGGCGTCCCTGCCGCCAGTGGTCCGCGCAGTGATGCATTCGTTCGTACGCTACCGTCACCGTGCAGATACATGTCGCGATGTGCGCCGGAGGGAGCTGTTTCGCGGGCATCAATCGCAGTTGTCCTGCCATCCGCCGTGCGGATGAGAATGAAAGATCCACCGCCGAGATTTCCCGCGGAGGGATAGGTGACCGCAAGGACAAAGCCCATTGCGACCGCCGCATCAACGGCGTTCCCTCCGTTTCGCAATACATTCACCCCGGCCTCGGTAGCAAGCGGACATGCGGAAACGGCCATACCGCCACGTCCCGCGACAAG
Proteins encoded in this region:
- the ggt gene encoding gamma-glutamyltransferase, whose amino-acid sequence is MNKIVHLLALLSVLCVPVNGLLNAQNAGELVAGRGGMAVSACPLATEAGVNVLRNGGNAVDAAVAMGFVLAVTYPSAGNLGGGSFILIRTADGRTTAIDARETAPSGAHRDMYLHGDGSVRTNASLRGPLAAGTPGTVDGFLRALEQYGSMTREEVLRPAYHYARDGFVPHPRLRALLQKYADSFRLYTSTSRCFLPGGKVPRKSVRWRQRDLARSIERIIISGRDGFYRGETARSIAEAMRRDGGLITEEDLANYRSVQRVPLRGSYRGLAVLSMPPPSSGGIALLQMLGVLENYPRLIEPRSSALTAHVMTEVMRRAFADRAVFGGDPEYTVVPVDSLLSASTVAAWYEAIDTARATPSTELHGTALPVRESDNTTHFAVMDARGNAVCVTTTLNSTFGGYYVVPGTGVLLNNEMDDFSVKPGAANQFGLLGSEANSIAPGKRMLSSMTPTIVLKDGKPWLLTGSPGGSKIITSVLQTILNIVAFDMPLHNAIAAPRFHHQWYPDRIEYESGALAPEVRIQLSGKGHTLKEVQPFGRVEGILYDATTGIWYGCSDPRGYGKAKAVKSTGTSN